From the Halomarina salina genome, the window GGAGGTAGAGGGGTAGCGACGTCGCCGGGCCGGTCCCGAGGGCGTCGCGGGTCGCGAACAGGATAGACTGGAACTCGGGCGTCTCGACGAACCCGTCGAAGCTGACCGTGTAGACGGCGGCGACGACGAACGCCGCGAGCGCGAGGTCCGCGACCGGCGGGACGCAGCCACGCCACGGCGGGCGCAGCGTGGCGCGATAGTGGCTGCCGTCCCGCGTCCACGTCACAGGGGCGACCCGACCGAGCAGGGCGTAGAACGCGCCCAGCGGGTCGGCGTGCTCGACCCACGAGCGACCGAAGACGACCGTACCGACGACCATCACCCCGGCGTACGCCGCGACGACGACGGCGGTGAGTCGCGGCGACCGCGTGATGCCGGGCGTCAGGTTCTCGACGACGCCGACCAGCGCGAGGAATCCGACCAGCGCGGGCCACGCGCCCAGTCGCTCGGGGTAGTCGAGCGAGGGGAGCGGCCCGCCCTCCAGTCGCTCCAGCGCGCGGTAGAACGTGAGCCACGGGGCGAGGACGCGCCACGGCGTCCCCAGGAGGACCGAGACGAGTGCGAGGCCGTGGACCCAGACCAGCCACGTCAGCAGCGTCGCGACGTTCTCGGCGGCGACCTGCCGACCCGTGAGTCCGACCCAGCAGACCGCGACGACGCCGAGCAGGAACCCCACGCTCGCGACGGCGTGGACAGCGCCGACGAGCGACGCGGGGAGCGCGAGCGACCGGGCGGGTCGCTCGCGGACGGTCGGCGTCCGCTCGGTGACCGCCAGCCACCCCGCGGTGAGCGCGACGGTCGCGCCCGCACCGGCGAACAGCGACGAGAGCGGCAGCGGCGCGGCGAACCGCGAGTCGCCGACCTCGTGAGCCGCGACGAGGTCGGGACCGACGACCAGCGTGACCGCCACGACGGCGAGGAGTGGGAGGTGGCCCGACCGCCAGTTCATGGAGCGAGTCGGCGGCGTCCGCCGAAAAGCGACGCGATTGTCCACCGTCGGCGGCTGCGAATCCGTCGCGCGAGCCGTGCTACCACATCGAGAGCGGGCTTCTTATCCGTGGACGACGAACTGGGCGGGTGATGACCGAGTCCCTCCCACCGACCGACGTATCGTCGGCCCGCTCCCCCTCGTTCGGCACGGAGGGGCGCTGAGATGTGGCCCTGGGAGCACCTCGCGGTCGGCTACCTCGTCGTCGCCCTGGCCCTCCGGTTCGGGTGGCACCGCTCGCCCGACGCGCTGACCGCCGTCGCCGTCGCCGTCGGGACGCAGTTCGCCGACCTCGTCGACAAGCCGCTCGCGTGGCAGTTCGACGTCCTCCAGAGCGGGACGTCCGTCGCGCACTCGGTGTTCGTCGCCGTCCCGCTCTCGATACTCGTCGTCGCCGTCGCGTGGCGACTCGACCGGACCGTCGTCGGGGCCGCGTTCGCCGTCGGCTACCTGCTGCACCTCCCCGCGGACGCGATGTACGGTATCGTCTACGGCAACGGCATCGAGTTCGAGAGCCTCCTCTGGCCGCTGGTCAGCGGCGGGAGTTCGGACTACGGCTCGTTCCTCCAGAACTTCACGTACTACCTCACCAAGTTCGGGGGCGTCCTCGACAGTCCGCGCGGCCTGGGCATCCTCGCGTTCGAGGTGACGCTGCTCGGGAGCGCGTTCGTCCTCTGGGTCGCCGACGGCCTGCCCGGTATCCCCCGCATCGGCCGACCACGGGGGCCTGGTGGGCGGCGTATCGAACACCGCTGACCGCCAGACGGGAGGCCCACGCACGGCCAGCGGACTCACAGGAGGTCACGCGTCCCGTTCGTACGGGAGCGCGAGCCACCACAGGTGGCCGCGACCCTCGACCTCCAGGTGGTCGACGACCCCCTCCTCGACGAGTCGGTCGAGGCGTTCGACCACCTCCGCGTGCGGTCTGTCGGACGCTCGTACCAGATACTGGGTGTTCACGACCGGCATCGGGGCCTCGCGGATCGCGTCGACGAGTCGCTCGTCGAACTCGTGTGTATCCGGTCGGTTCTCGGGCACCATCAGCGAACCTTCGCGCCGGACGCACTTGGCGACCCTCACCCGACCGATTCGCTGAGAGTCGTCCGAGAGAACGTATCGCGCCATACGATTTATAGACGGTACAGAGCCGTCGAACCGCGTCTCTGCCCCCAGAGGCCTGGAATCCGGACGGTCGCGGTAGCGACCCATCCACTTTGCTGTAGAACAACACAACCAAGTGGTTTTACCAGCACCCCCGCCCTCGGGTGAGCGTAGACGATGGAAGGCGACGAGAGGCGGGCGATACGGGGGCACGAGGTGGGAGACGAGACGACGCAACTCCAGTCGGCGGTCGAGCGCTACCTCCGCTCGAAGTCCACCAGTCGAGACGAGAACGGCGACCCGACCGGGACGTACGTCGACGCCGCCGGGTCGGAGCTCCGGCGGTTCGTCGCGTGGCTGGACGCCCGCGACCGCGACCTGAACGACCTCGCGGGCGACGACGGCCCCCTCCTCTTGCGTCGCTACGCCGAACGGCTCGACGACCGCGTCACGGCGGGCGGTATCGCCGGGTCGACCGCGACCACGTACTTCTCGTACGTCTCGGGCTTCCTCACGTACTGCGTCCGCGACGGTCGCCTCCCGACGAACCCGGCGCTGACGACCACCGCCCGCGAGGCGGTCCCGGCCGACGACTCGGCGCGGGCAGACCAGCAGTTCTGGACGAGCGAACAGCGCCGCCGCCTGGTCGCGCACGTCGACCGACGCGCCGCCGACGCTATCGACGAGCACGGGTTCGACGCCCGCGTCGAGGCGCGGGACCGCGCGCTCGTCCGGATGCTCGCCTACGCGGCCGTCCGCGGCGCGGAGGTGCTGCGCCATCCCAAGGACGACCGCGAGGGACGCCAGGGCGTCCGCTGGTCGGACGTCGACCTCGACCGCAACACGCTGCGCGTCCTCGGGAAAGACCAGCGCCTCGGCCCCGTTGCCCTCCCGTCCAAAGCGGCGGTCGGCGTCGAGCGCTGGCGGGCCGTCCAGCGCCCGCCGAGCGACGACTGGCCGGTGTTCCCGACCGACCACGCCCCCTCGAAGTACGCCGCCGTCCGCGCGGCGCTCGGCGAGGAGACGGACGTCGCTGCACTGGCCGACGAGGCCGGCGGCATCGACGCCTTGCTCCGCGAACGCGACGTCGCGCCGCCGGCGCTCACGACCGAGGGCGCTCGCTCGCTGCTGAAGCGACTGACCGCCGACGCCGGTATCGCGGTGGACGACGAGGCGGGCTACCTCCAGCTCCACGGCGCGCGCCGGGGCATCGTCGGCGAGGTGTACCGCCGCGACCGGGGCGACGCGCAGGACCTCGCCCGACACAAGGATCTCTCGACGACCCACGAGGCGTACCAGCACATCGACGTCGAGGAACAGACCGAGCGGTTCGACGCGCATCTGGAAGATATCGACTGACCACTCCGACCGACCATTCGAGGAGGGACCGATGCGGTGCGGTCGCTCGGTAGTGAGAGAACGGATTCCGAGGAGACGCACTCAGTCGAACGCTTCGCGCAGTTCGGCCTCCGGTTCCCAGAGGCCGTCGGCGCTGGTGAACTGGAGCGCGAGGCCCGCGTGGAGCAGCGACACCTGCGTGTCGAACAGCGCGTAGAACGGCTGGAGCGGGCCGAGCGCGTCACGGGAGCCGACGGCGACGAACGCGGCGAGGGCGGCGGGGAGCGCCGCGCCCGCGACGCCGAACGAGAGCAGCGACCCGACGGTGAGGACGGTCAGACCGAGCGCGAGCAGCCACGGGCCGACGATCATGAACAGCCAGTTGAACGGCAAGACAGCGCGACCGTACCAGCCGTGGCGACCCAGCGCGCTGGCCTGCCGGGTCAGGAGGCGGATGAGCCCCATCGCGCGGCGGTCCTTCTGGGTGCGGCGCTGGCGGAATCCGGAGTGAGCGGCCTCGGAGTAGCGGACGGCCGGGTCGAACACGACGCGGTGGCCACCGCGCCGGATGCGGAGCGCGAGTTCGGAGTCGTCGGCCAGCGAGTCGCTGTCGACGGGAACCACGAGGTCGCGGCGGAACGCCGAGAACGGCCCGTGGAAGATGAACGTCGAGTCGAGATGGGATTCCAGCGTCTGGATGTGGCCCTGGATGCCCCGGTAATCGGACTCCACCTCGCTCCCGCCAAGCACCTCGCCGGTACGGCCGGTGACGCCGCCGACTGCGGGGTCCGCGAAGTTCGCCATCGCTTCCCGGAGCGCGTCCGGGGCGACCGTCGAGTCGCAGTCGGTCTTGACGATGATCTCGTTGCTCGCGGCGGCGTACCCCTCGTTGAGCGCGACGGCGAGCCCCTTGCGGGACTCCTCGCGGATGACCCGGACCGTCGGGGCGTCCTCGACCCCCTCGAAGTACGACGCGACGATGTCGGGTGTCCGGTCGTCGCTCGCGTCGACGACGACGAGTTCGAGCTTCTCGCTCGGGTAGTCGAGCGCCGCGACGTCCGCCAGTTTCCGCTCGACGATGCCCGCCTCGTTGTACGTCGGCAGCACGATGCTCACCGTCGGTTCGTACGGCGCCTTCTCGATGGGCGACCCGCTCGGTCGGAACCAGGCGTACACCACGCCGAACAGCAGATACGGCACGGCAGCGACGACCAGCAACGCGACGCCGAGTTCAACCAGCACGGACCGCCCCCTCCCCGGAACGCTTCATAGCCGTCCTTCGAACGTCAAGCTCCTTGCTACCGACAGACTACTCGCTTCGAGTTACGCTGTGAAACATTGCAAGCAGTGACTACTACCAAACCAGTTACAATTAGCAGTGGTATAGCAAACCCCCCACGGGCAGTGGCTATGGACGATTGCGTCCATGCACGTCGGGATGGTACTCAGGGGGGCGTTTCCGCACGATATCCGCGTCGAGAAGGAGGCCCGGTCGCTGCTCGCCGGGGGCCACGAGGTGTCGCTGTGCTGTCTCGCCCGCGAGGACGCCGACGAACCGCTCCAGGAGGACGTCGACGGCGTCGACGTCCGTCGCGTCCCGCGGGTCGAGCGCTACTCCCTGCCGTACCGGACCGCGAAGACCGCCCGATTTCTGCTGACGCTGACGGACGTCGTCTGGCGGCGGGAACTCGACGCGTTCGTCCGCGAGACGGGCGTCGACGCGCTGCACGTCCACGACCTGCCGCTCGTCCGGACCGCCCAGTCGGTCGCGGACGACCACGACCTGCCGCTGGTCGCCGACCTCCACGAGAACTACCCGGAGGCGGCCCGGCAGTGGCGGACCGGGATGGGCCTGCCGCGGCGAGCCGTACAGGAGGTGTTCACGCCGTACCGACGTCTCAGGCGGCTCGAACGGGACTGCGTCCGGCACGCCGACCACGTCCTCGCGACGACGCCCGAGGGCCGGACGCACTACGTCGAGGACTGCGACGCGGACCCCGACCGCGTCACCGTCGTCTCGAACACCGTCGACCTGCGGACGTACGACACCGACGCCGACCCCGTCGAGGGGTACGACGACGAGTTCGTCGTCGGCTACGTCGGGAGTTTCGGCCCGCACCGCGGCCTCGAATCGCTCGTCGACGCGATGCCGGCGCTCGTCGAGCGGGTGCCGAACGCCCGACTCCTGCTGGTCGGCGGGGCGGGCGACGCCGCCTACGACCGGTCGCTCCGCGAGCGAGCGGCCGCGACGGGCGTCGACGAGCGTATCACGTTCACCGGGTGGGTCGACGCCAGCGAGGTCCCGCGGTACGTCGCCACCTGCGACGTCTGTGCGGTGCCCCACGCCCGGAACCCGCACACCGAGACGACCGTCCCGCACAAACTGTTCCAGTACATGGCGTCGCGAAAGCCCGTCCTCGTCAGCGACGTGGCACCGCTGGCACGCGTCGTGACCGACGCGGACTGCGGCGTCGTCGTCCCAGCCGGGGACGGCGAGGCCGTCGCCGCGCGACTGACCGACCTGGCGGGCGACGCCGCACGGCGCGCCCGCCTCGGGACGAACGGCCGCGCGGCCGTCGAGAAGACGTACAACTGGGAGCGCGAAGGTGGCCAGCTCGACCGTGTCTACCGGCGTCTCGCCGGGCGAGACGAGGAGCGCACTCCGTCGACGCGTCGGCGCACCCGGCGCGCCTGACCGGACGGGTGGTCGAGCGACTCGGCGGGGAGACCGTCGGGCGATACTGTCAGCAACGTTTGTTGTAAATTAGACCGTTACACGGAGACAGTCGTCACGACCGGAACGACGACGGACTACGCCGGGAACACGCCGTCCCGGACGCGCCTGGCGGCCGAGAGCCCGCGTTCGCCGAACGGCGACACCGCGAGCAGGGCGAGGTGGTCGCGCGTCGGGTGGAGGCGGGCGGCCGTCGCGAACGCGGAGACCGCCGTCGACGTCTCGCCGGTGGCCAGCGCCGCGAGGCCGCGTTCGCGGGCGGCAGCGGCGTCGAACGCCTCGGCGATGCCCGCCGCCTCGATGTCCTCGCGGTACTTCTCGCCGACGCGGTCGCGCGCACGGACGTCGTAGCCGGGCGTCCCCGTGACGTTGTCCCTGTGGTGCAGGCGCTCGGTGAGCGTCTCCGAGACGTACGCGAACTTCCAGCGCTTGGCCAGGCGGATGGTCAGGTCCCAGTCGCAGGCGACCGCGAAGTCGGTGTCGAACCCGCCGACGGCGCGGACGCACTCGGTTCGAAGTAACTGACTGGAGTGAGGCAGTACCTGCATCCGCAGGAGCACCTCGGGGTACACGTCGCCCTCGACGCCGGTCGCCACGCGCTCGACGACCGCCCCCGTCCGCTCCTCGGTGATGACGCCCGCGGTGTACGCGCCGCAGTAGTCGTCGCCGTGCTCTGCGAGGGCGTCGAGCTGGCGCTCGACCTTGGTCGGTCGCCAGCGGTCGTCGTCGCCGAAGACGCCGACGTACTCGCCACGTGCGGCGTCCACGCCGCGGTTCATCGTCGCCGGGATGCCCCGGTTCTCCTCGTTGTGGAACACGCGAACGCGGTCGTCGTCCGCGTACCCCGCCAGCACCGCTCTGGTGCCGTCGGTCGAACCGTCGTTCACGACGACGACCTCGCAGTCCTCGTGGCTCTGTGCCAGCACGCTCTCGATAGCCCCCTCGACGTAGTCGGCGCGGTTGTAGGTCGGAATCACCGCGCTCACCAGCCCCTCCATACCCGCACCACCCGACTCGGGGCCATTGCTACCCGCTGCATACCGGCGATAACCGTCCAGTAGAGAGGAGGTAACAAACACCCTAGGTGTTCAGTCATCGGTAATGACCGACCAGGATGAGTCTCACGACGCGCGCGCAGGCGTCGCGTTCACCGACATCTACGTCGACGACGACATCGTCGACCGGGTGAGCGACACGCTGCGCAGCACGCGCTACGTCAAGGGGGAGCGCGTCGAGCGATTCGAGGCCGCCTTCGCCGACCGGTGTGGCACCGACCACGCCGTCGGCGTCAACAGCGGCACGGCCGCCCTCCTGCTGTCGATGCAGTCCGCCGGCATCGGCCCCGGCGACGAGGTGTTCGTCCCCGGCCACACGTTCTTCGCCAGCGTCAGCCCCGTCCTCCACCTCGGCGCGACGCCCGTCTTCGTCGACGTGGACCCGCGAACCTGCACGATGGACCCGGACGACCTCGCCGCGAAGGCCGAGCGCGCCGAGAACCCGACCGCCGTCGTCCCGGTCCACCTCTACGGCCAGCTCGCCGATCTGGACGCGATTCTCGACGTTGCCGACGACCACGACCTCACCGTCGTCGAGGACGCGTGCCAGGCGCACTTCGCCACCCGCGACGGCCACACGGCCGGCGCGTCCGGCGACGCCGGCGCGTTCAGCTTCTACCCCTCGAAGAACATGACCGTCGGCGGCGACGGCGGCATGCTCGTCACGGACGACGCCGACCTGGCGACTCGCGCCCGCCGACTGCGCGACCACGGCCGCGACGAGGAGGGCGTCCACCGCGAGGTCGGCCTCAACTACCGCATGAGCGAGGTGAGTGCAGCAGTCGGCCGCGAACAGCTCGACCGCGTCCAGGAGTGGAACGACGCCCGCGCCGCCGCCGCCGCCCGGTACGACGGCCTGCTGGCGGCCGTCGACGGCGTCGAGACGCCGACCGTCGCCGACGGCGCACAGCACGTCTACCACCTCTACGTCGTCCAGGTCCCCGCCGCCGACCGCGACCCGCTGCGCGACTACCTGGCGGCACGGGACATCGAGACGGGCGTCCACTACGAGACGCCGGCCCACCAGCACCCGGCCGTCGCCGAGCGCGTCGGCGACGTCAGCCTGCCCCGGACCGAGGCGCTCTGTGACCGCATCGTCTCGCTCCCGATGCACCCGCGCATCGCACCCGAGGACGTCGAGACGGTCTGTGCGGCCGTCGCGTCGTACTTCGAGGGAAAACAGGGAGGCGTCGCCGAGTCGGAACCGGACGACCCAGCCGACTCCGGCACGACCGAGTCCGACCCCGAGGAGCCGACCGACACCTCGCCAGCCCGCACCGACGGCGGTCGAGAGGAGTCGCAGTGAGCCGCGACTACGCCGTCATCGGGACGGGCTACTGGGGGTCGAACCACGTCCGCGTCGGAGCCGAACTGCTCGACGAGGGTCACCTCGACTCGCTGACCATCTGCGACATCGACGAGGAGCGGGTCGTGGACCTCGCGAGCAACCACGGCGTCGACTACACCACCGACTACGCGACGCTGGCCGACCGCGGCGTCGACGCGGCCGTCGTCGCCGCCCCCTCGCCGACCCACCGCGCCATCGCGACCGACCTGCTGGAGGCGGGGGTCGACCTGCTCGTCGAGAAACCGCTCGCGCTGTCGAGCGACGACGCGTGGGCTATCGTCGACGCCGCCGAGCGCAACGACCGCGTGCTCGCGGCGGGCCACATCTTCCGGTACCACCCCGCGCTCTGCGACCTGAAGCGGCGCATCGACCGCGGCGAACTCGGCGACGTCCGCTACCTCAACACGAACCGGTTCGCCTACCGCGCGCCCCGCCCCGACGCCGGCGCGCTGTTCTCGCTGGCCGTCCACGACGTCGACATCTACAGCTGGCTGCTCGACCGCGACCCCGAGCGCGTCTACTGCACGCTGGACGCGACCGTCCGCGACGGCGTCGACGAGACGGCGACGCTCACGCTCAGCTACGGCGACGGCACGACCGGCGTCGTCAACGAGTCGTGGAACGTCCCCGTCTTCGACAAGCGCCGGGACCTCACCGTCGTCGGCACCGAACGCTCGGCGCACGTCGACTACCTCCAGAACACCGAACTCGAACTCCACGACGCGACGATGGTCCGCGACGGCGACGCGATTCACGCCCGCCAGGAGGGGAGTCGCGTCCACGAGACCGCCGCCTACGAACCGCTCCGCGCCGAGATCGAGGCGTTCCTCGAGTCGTGCGAGACACGCGAGCCACCGCGCGGGTCCGGCCGCGTCGGGGCACGGGCGGTCGAACTGCTCGAACGCGCCGCGGAGTCCGCCCGGACGGGACAGGCCGTCGACGTCTCGCTCGGGACGCGCCGCCCCGCTGACGCCCTCGCCGAACGGTCGCGCTAGCGGGTGGGTCCGACGGGATGCTATACTGTTAGTTGGTAGCCTTATCGTCCATCCTACAAAGTTGTAGGTACCGAGTTGGTGACACTAATGCCCCAATGTACACACTGCAGCGGCCACATCTCCCAGCGGTTCATGACGGTCTTCGGCGACGAGAACAGCCAGGTCTACGCCTGCCCCAACTGCTCCGCGAACGCGGGTATCGCGGAGGTCGCCCGTCTCCGCGCCGGGACGAAGTGGCAACAGTGACGACGGACGGACGATAGTCGATTCTTGTGGTCAGGACACCGTGACGTACGCCGACAGCGCCGCAGCCGTCGGGTCGAGTAGTTCAACCAGATTGTCCTCGCTCTCGGGCACCCAGCCGTCGGGGTCGAGGTAGTCTCCGACCTCGTGGACGGTCGCCGTCGCGACACCCCGATAGCGACAGACCGCCCAGAGCGCCGCCGTCTCCATACACAGCGACAGCACTCCCTCGTCGCGGTAGTGACGGAGTTCGGGGAGCGTCTCCCGGTACATCGCGCTCGTCGTCCACGTCGGTCCACGAGCGGTGTCGACACCGGCGCTCGCAAGCGACTCGTCGAGCGCGTCGACGAGTGTCGGTGTCGGCGCGACCGGGTCGTCGTGGTCGAGGTAGTGGTACGAGACGCCCTCGTCTCGAATCGCGCTGGTCGGGAGGACGGCCGTCGTGGGGTCGAGGTCGGACTGGAGCGACGCACCCCCGCCGAGGTAGACGACTGCCTGCGCCCCGGAGGCGACGACGTTCTCAGTTACGATGGCCGCGACGGGCGCGCCGATACCGACCTCGTGGACCGGGACGTAGCCGACCGAGTCGGAGAGCACGAGACAGCGCTGGGAGCGCACGATGTCGACCGTCTCGACGGCACGCTCCTCGACGTGGTCGGTCAGGTGCGCCTGGAAGCCAAGCAGAATCGCTGGCGGGAGGTCGGGAACGCCGCCGCCCTGTGCGTCGAGCGCATCCCTGGGCGAGAACAGCGCCTCTGCACCGTGTTTCTCGGGGTAGTTCGGAATCATACACCCGTGGTCGAAACGGCCCGAGAAACCGGTTGCGGGAGTGTGCTAGGAGCGAGCACCACACACGAATGTCCGTGCGTCGTATCGGGAACACGACGCGTTGGCGATTCCAGCGTTCGCAGAACACCGGCGACAGGTGTCGCCTCCCATCGTCGTGGGTCAGACCGTCACAGGCAGGAACCCCGATAGCCGACCAGCCGGTTGGCTGATCAGTCGTGGTCGAGCCACGACGCCGTCAGGCGGATTCGGTTGCCGTCGAGGGTCGTGTACGCCGGTTCGAACGGCGGGAAGTCGAGCGCGCGGATGAGGTCGTAGGTGTCCTGCCGGACCACCGGGTCGTGACTGACGAGGCGTTTCGCGGGAATCTCCTTGCGGTCAACGAGGCTGTCCTTCGCGTGGAAGTACCGCGGGCCGTCGAACTCGTCCTGTGGCGTGCCCATGTCGTCTATCTCGCCCGAGACGATGTGCGGGAGGTACTCCTCGAACAGGTCGACGGAGGCCTCACAGACCTTCTCGTAGAGGCTTCGCGCCGTGTCCTCTTCGGTGATGGGCGCGAAGTTCCGGCCGATGACGGCCCCCGCGTCGACGTCCTCGACCATGACGTGGAGCGTCGTCCCGTGTCGCCAGTGGTCGTCGGCGCGGGCGTTGAGGATGGAGTGGCTGAACACGTTCGACCCACGGTAGCGGGGCAGTTCTGCCTGGTGGAGGTTGAGCGCCAGGCGCTCGGGGTGGTCGAGCAGCTCCCCGTCGAGGATGTTCGGGTAGTAGACGCTGAGCAGGTAGTCGATCTCGTGCTCCAGCACGCGACGCTCCTCGTCGAGCGTCGCCACCTCGTAGCCGTACTCCAGGGCACGCTCGTGGACCGACCCGTCCCACCAGCCGTCGTGGTCGCGGGGGTAGGTGACGACGAGGTCGACGTCGACGTCGGGGTGGTCGTGGAGGCGAGCGAGGCAGGTCTCGCCCAGCGGGTGGCTACCGAAGAACGCGACGCTGGTCATGTGCGTCCCCTCCGGGGAGACGACGGAATGACTGTCGGTTCGGTGCTGGGGAAGAACACGCTCGACGGCTGATGATCGGTCACTGCTCGCCCCCTGACCCGGCGCTCGTCCCCGGCGTCCGACTGGTCGTCGCAGCGGCGGGCGTGGGCGGCGCGACGCTCGCCGGGCCGTCGACGCGTTCGCGCTCCAGTTCGAGCAGGTTCGTCAGCGCCATCAGGTGGGAGCCGACCTCGTACGCGCCCTTGAACTGCTGGTCGGGGACGTCGATGCGGCCGTCGGTAGTGACGAACCGGAGCGGGACGCCCAGGCCGCTCTCGGCGGCGAGGTCCGTCCCGCGGTCGTTCGCGCCGTCCAGCCAGCGCATCGCGCGGCCGAGTTCGGCGTCGTAGTCGCGCCGTCCCCCGGCGGCGTAGTAGTGGGCCACCGCGTTGACGAAGAACGTCTGGTGACAGGCGTAGAGGAAGTCCCAGTGCGGCCGGCGGTCGGTCCTCCCGAGTCGGCGGCGGAGTTCGAACCCCCACCGGGTCCATCGATCGGGGTCCTCCCAGACGAACGCGCCGTCCTCGCGCATCCGGTGCTCTATCGTGTAGTCGAGGACGGCCGCGACGTTCTCCAGGTAGCCGGGGCGGTCGGTCACCTCGATGGCCCGGCAGAGCCCCCAGAGGGCGTACAGCTGGTTCTGGTGGCGACGGGTCGTCGGGTTGTCGAACGCGAACAGCGTCCCCCAGCCGTCCTGCCGGTCGACGACGCTCGCCATCCCGCGGTCGATGGCCTCGCGCACGTCCGGGGCCGGTCGGCGCTCGTAGAGGTACGTCCAGCCGTACAGCACCAGCGCGTCCTCGCTGTGGTCGAAGCCGGTGCGAGGGGCGGCGTGGTCGAACAGGTCGCGGGCGCGGTCGAGGTACCGGCCGTCGAACACGTCGCTCGCCAGCGCGAACGCGCAGGTCAGCGGCCCGAGCCCGTAGCTCGACAGCTCGTCCAGCGCCCCGTCGTCGACCTGCTCCTCGAAGTAGGTCAACTCACGGCGGAGTTTCGCGTCGTGCTCGTCGGTGCCGTGCGCCGAGACGCGCCACTGCATCGCGCCCATCAGCGCGAACGGGGCGTAGCGCCACTGCGCGTCGTCTCGCGCGGTCCAGTTCGTCGGTCGGCCCTCGGCGTCGACCTCGTAGGTCAGCTCGCGGGCGACGTGGCCCCCCTCGCCGTCGTCGAGCCAGAACCCGGCCTCCTCGGCGGGCCGGAACAGGCAGTCGAGGGCGCGCGACAGGTCGCCCTCGCGGTCGGCGGGACGGGCGCTCAGGACGAGGTACGCGGCGTCCTCGGGCGCTCCCCGGGGCCGGCCGTCGTCACCGGGCGCGTTCAGCCGCGCCGTCGCGCGGTCGGCGTGGGCGACGAACGGCCGCTGGAGGGCGTCGGGCGCGAACGTCGCGAGCTTCGAGTGGAGCCAGTATGGGTGCTGGTAGACGAGTCGGTACTCGGCGAGCGACCAGTCC encodes:
- a CDS encoding nucleoside phosphorylase, with the protein product MIPNYPEKHGAEALFSPRDALDAQGGGVPDLPPAILLGFQAHLTDHVEERAVETVDIVRSQRCLVLSDSVGYVPVHEVGIGAPVAAIVTENVVASGAQAVVYLGGGASLQSDLDPTTAVLPTSAIRDEGVSYHYLDHDDPVAPTPTLVDALDESLASAGVDTARGPTWTTSAMYRETLPELRHYRDEGVLSLCMETAALWAVCRYRGVATATVHEVGDYLDPDGWVPESEDNLVELLDPTAAALSAYVTVS
- a CDS encoding methionyl-tRNA formyltransferase; its protein translation is MTSVAFFGSHPLGETCLARLHDHPDVDVDLVVTYPRDHDGWWDGSVHERALEYGYEVATLDEERRVLEHEIDYLLSVYYPNILDGELLDHPERLALNLHQAELPRYRGSNVFSHSILNARADDHWRHGTTLHVMVEDVDAGAVIGRNFAPITEEDTARSLYEKVCEASVDLFEEYLPHIVSGEIDDMGTPQDEFDGPRYFHAKDSLVDRKEIPAKRLVSHDPVVRQDTYDLIRALDFPPFEPAYTTLDGNRIRLTASWLDHD
- a CDS encoding class I SAM-dependent methyltransferase, giving the protein MREETLTRWVDQPPADPLTQYLRDAEREQALDLFGERGHVLDVASETTVTEGLTAESVTRVDFADAASERAETVLGDRVGRYERVPPESPRLPFPDDQFDAAVCVGPYDWRFLDVAALTAEVRRVVAPDGRFVLSIPTPRSPYEAGGKYRMRYYEPSDARALLEPDWSLAEYRLVYQHPYWLHSKLATFAPDALQRPFVAHADRATARLNAPGDDGRPRGAPEDAAYLVLSARPADREGDLSRALDCLFRPAEEAGFWLDDGEGGHVARELTYEVDAEGRPTNWTARDDAQWRYAPFALMGAMQWRVSAHGTDEHDAKLRRELTYFEEQVDDGALDELSSYGLGPLTCAFALASDVFDGRYLDRARDLFDHAAPRTGFDHSEDALVLYGWTYLYERRPAPDVREAIDRGMASVVDRQDGWGTLFAFDNPTTRRHQNQLYALWGLCRAIEVTDRPGYLENVAAVLDYTIEHRMREDGAFVWEDPDRWTRWGFELRRRLGRTDRRPHWDFLYACHQTFFVNAVAHYYAAGGRRDYDAELGRAMRWLDGANDRGTDLAAESGLGVPLRFVTTDGRIDVPDQQFKGAYEVGSHLMALTNLLELERERVDGPASVAPPTPAAATTSRTPGTSAGSGGEQ